AAGGACTACTACGATGGGTTGCTAGATCTCACCCATGGTGTCTATGCTGCAACAATAACTCACTCATACCTCCATGATCACTACAAGACTTCTCTGGTCGGACACTCGGACAGCAACGAGAGTGAAGACAAGTCAATTCAAGTTACTTTCGCGTATAACAAGTGGGAAAATTTGAATTCGCGTACTCCATCTTTCCGCTTTGGTCACGGTCACGTTTTCAATAATTAGTGAGTGTTTTATCTGGAACCCCTgccgcgcatatattcaatgATAACACAGTTACGTGAACAATAACGATGGGATCAACACACGCGTTGGGGCTGAGCTGCTCGTTCAAAACAACGTATTCGAGAATGTGAAGAAGCCGCTGTACAGCACTGACAATGGTTATGCCAACGCCAGTGGTAACGACTTCGGCGGCGCTGGCAATACTGCTCTCTCCAGTATGTCATCTTAATTTATACTCCTTTTATCACTCATCTTACGGCCCTCCTTAGCCTCATGGAGCTCTGTTGGTTATTCCTACACTCTTACTGCTACTGGCTCCGTCAAATCCTACGTAAACTCCAACGCCGGTGCCAAACTTTCTTTCTAAATTGCTTTGACTACCCTGTTCCTGTGTCTGTATATCTACAGCTCTTGTAGGCAATACCTGTTCAATTCGAACGCTGTTTCCTCCTTTTTGCTCACATTTGCGGATCCCATGAGCCTCCAAGGTATGACCAATCCTAGCTTGAAGCCTACTAGTGAACACTCGCAAGATTTATACTCTTTGACCCGGTTACTTTAAACGGCTGCCTTGATCTTAAgcctcccccccccccaaaaaaaAAT
The nucleotide sequence above comes from Rhizoctonia solani chromosome 3, complete sequence. Encoded proteins:
- a CDS encoding pectate lyase, with product MKFASAIVLIFGLGTVSANPLVEKRASTSEKANLGYATLSGGTTGGGSASPVTVTSLSALKSAVSGNSAKVVIISGSISGNEVVKVGSNTSVLGKSGATLNGVGLRVLDASNVIIRNLKINKVLASGDAIGIQAANRVWVDHVELWSDKDHGKDYYDGLLDLTHGVYAATITHSYLHDHYKTSLVGHSDSNESEDKSIQVTFAYNKWENLNSRTPSFRFGHGHVFNNYYVNNNDGINTRVGAELLVQNNVFENVKKPLYSTDNGYANASGNDFGGAGNTALSTSWSSVGYSYTLTATGSVKSYVNSNAGAKLSF